Proteins from a single region of Apium graveolens cultivar Ventura chromosome 7, ASM990537v1, whole genome shotgun sequence:
- the LOC141675013 gene encoding uncharacterized protein LOC141675013 — MMYSYAAATVGVGTGSHTTSSSTSTIIDANHPYFLQSSDNPGTPLVNQVLTEHNYHQWSRSISIALSAKLKLGLIDGSVLKPTDATQIALWNRCNDMVVSWLLNSISTEIRNSVAYLATAKQIWDDLATRFAQTNMPRIFQLRKELASITQGNMSITSYFTKFKTLVAEIDNLAPIPKCVCTANTCNCNNRHKLEQYEEMIKLSQFLMGLGDQFTAIRGQLLLMHPVPSLNQAFSLLLQEESQREFAAGTYTPITETMAMNVKYNSEFKPKTGVPPSVARKSTTNGSLECDYCHNSGHNRDKCFCLHGYPEWHRLYGKPKPKPRKLNSSSLRHVATNVRVSPASNTNDVPASHTLSNEASTTGFTDMQCQQLAKMIQESIKQSQSWSSSSTAAQLSGPYLEEGERDW; from the exons ATGATGTATTCATATGCGGCGGCAACTGTTGGTGTTGGTACTGGTTCCCACACCACTTCTTCATCTACCTCTACTATAATTGATGCTAATCATCCCTATTTTCTTCAAAGCTCGGACAATCCAGGTACTCCTCTTGTTAATCAAGTTCTGACTGAGCACAACTATCACCAATGGAGTAGGTCTATCTCTATTGCGCTATCTGCTAAACTAAAATTAGGTCTGATTGATGGATCTGTTCTTAAACCTACTGATGCAACACAAATTGCACTATGGAACCGATGTAATGATATGGTTGTGTCATGGTTATTAAATTCTATCTCTACTGAAATTCGCAATAGCGTTGCTTATCTTGCTACGGCGAAACAAATTTGGGATGATCTTGCTACTCGCTTTGCTCAGACTAATATGCCCCGCATCTTTCAATTACGCAAAGAGTTAGCATCAATTACTCAGGGGAATATGTCTATCACCTCTTACTTTACTAAGTTCAAGACTCTTGTGGCTGAGATTGATAATCTTGCTCCTATACCTAAGTGTGTTTGTACTGCGAATACATGTAATTGTAACAATAGGCATAAATTGGAGCAATATGAAGAAATGATAAAACTGAGTCAGTTCTTGATGGGGCTGGGAGATCAATTTACTGCCATACGAGGTCAACTTTTACTTATGCATCCTGTTCCATCTCTCAATCAAGCCTTCTCACTATTGCTACAAGAAGAATCACAACGAGAATTCGCTGCTGGGACTTATACACCTATAACTGAGACTATGGCGATGAATGTCAAGTACAATTCAGAGTTTAAGCCAAAGACTGGTGTTCCTCCTTCTGTTGCTAGAAAATCCACTACTAATGGATCTCTTGAGTGTGATTACTGTCATAATTCAGGACATAACAGAGACAAGTGCTTTTGTCTTCATGGTTATCCTGAGTGGCACCGTTTATATGgaaagcctaagcctaaaccaaGGAAATTGAATTCTTCTAGTCTCAGACATGTTGCAACAAATGTGAGGGTCTCTCCTGCTTCAAACACCAATGATGTTCCAGCTTCACATACCTTGTCAAATGAGGCTTCTACTACTGGTTTTACTGATATGCAGTGTCAACAATTGGCAAAAATGATTCAAGAGAGTATCAAGCAGTCTCAGTCTTGGTCTTCTAGTTCCACTGCTGCTCAGCTTTCTG GACCCTATCTTGAAGAGGGAGAAAGAGATTGGTAG